One part of the Magallana gigas chromosome 5, xbMagGiga1.1, whole genome shotgun sequence genome encodes these proteins:
- the LOC117690802 gene encoding uncharacterized protein isoform X3, translated as MWGKQPKPPKFGTNVAGILCMVLVVMIAISESESMSLNEHSSDDEIEDEIVERFERAAGKNDHKHHKKHHHKHDKNKKNHHKPKNGTVSDNSNKKKRRAQGK; from the exons ATGTGGGGGAAACAACCCAAGCCACCTAAATTCGGAACCAACGTTGCAG GTATCTTATGTATGGTACTGGTTGTAATGATTGCTATATCAGAAAGCGAATCTATGTCCCTTAATGAGCATAGCTCGGATGATGAAATTGAGGACGAG ATTGTCGAGAGATTTGAAAGAG ctGCCGGTAAGAATGACCACAAACATCACAAAAAACATCACCATAAGCATGACAAGAATAAGAAAAATCACCACAAACCAAAGAATGGCACTGTGTCTGACAATTCAAATaag
- the LOC105321313 gene encoding uncharacterized protein translates to MVRKLADYPKKKKMISISKTKVIGVICILCMVLVVMIAISESESMSLNEHSSDDEIEDEIVERFERAAGKDHEHHKKHHHKHDKNKKNHHKPKNGTVSDNSNKTESMYANKKTDVNEKAKVTGMKSQKPGKHAHVKAVEVADEGSKTGVIVAVVLVLITVLGVGAAVFIVKKKRAQGKS, encoded by the exons ATGGTAAGAAAACTAGCAGACtaccccaaaaaaaaaaaaatgatttcgaTATCGAAAACTAAAGTCATCGGTGTGATAT GTATCTTATGTATGGTACTGGTTGTAATGATTGCTATATCAGAAAGCGAATCTATGTCTCTTAATGAGCATAGCTCGGATGATGAAATTGAGGACGAG ATTGTCGAGAGATTTGAAAGAG CTGCCGGTAAGGACCACGAACATCACAAAAAACATCACCATAAGCATGACAAGAATAAGAAAAATCACCACAAACCAAAGAATGGCACTGTGTCTGACAATTCAAATaag ACAGAATCCATGTACGCAAACAAGAAGACTGACGTAAATGAGAAGGCTAAAGTGACCGGAATGAAGTCGCAAAAGCCAGGCAAGCACGCCCATGTGAAGGCCGTAGAGGTGGCGGACGAGGGGTCCAAGACGGGGGTGATCGTCGCTGTCGTTCTCGTCCTCATCACAGTTCTCGGGGTCGGCGCGGCGGTGTTTATTGTA aaaaagaaaagagCTCAAGGAAAATCCTAA